The Arachis hypogaea cultivar Tifrunner chromosome 19, arahy.Tifrunner.gnm2.J5K5, whole genome shotgun sequence genome has a window encoding:
- the LOC112776086 gene encoding polycomb group protein EMBRYONIC FLOWER 2 isoform X3, translating to MFSASSLLQLCERRAVSSIIFLLPVSQFELLSKGADARRTEKTFTTRDANYCLCGKVSLEKEFQSWDESSNLRLGLQAEAVSTVDLHPCILKYGARDKEQNISVQAPNNFENGFPKSTSTQLQIKMYAQQIGAKEKSSHDTNITALASRMTRLKEGNLKFNFRYYYDKLQRTEVTEDFSCPLCLVRCASYKGIKYHMLASHDLFNYEFLAWEDCPTINISAKTDNWKSEIFAKIVDPKLRAINFCAKPFKRIRPEDEPSKRAKDAAPLALRYEIPTGEGDLLEKADDIAGISTAIVPFQPDQDCVPPEPLTDENALLNHAVLPDAITRKSTIQRYNIDPQILSQLSKRKFYHSRIYQPMELEEVLSEGDSEDEVDDEVADFEELRRLGNFDNVTNAEKKFMHMWNSFIRKQRVRANGHVPWACEAFVKVHGYELLECSKLTWICK from the exons ATGTTTAGTGCTTCATCATTGCTGCAACTTTGTGAGCGTCGTGCGGTTTCTTCAATCATCTTCCTTCTGCCAGTTAGCCAGTTCGAGCTCCTTTCCAAAGGTGCCGATGCGAGGAGGACAGAGAAGACCTTTACAA CAAGAGATGCAAACTACTGCTTATGTGGGAAGGTATCTCTCGAAAAAGAATTTCAGTCCTGGGATGAATCTTCAAATTTAAGATTGGGACTTCAAGCTGAGGCTGTGTCAACTGTTGATCTTCATCCTTGTATACTGAAG TATGGTGCTCGAGATAAGGAGCAAAACATCTCAGTTCAAGCACCAAATAATTTTGAGAATGGGTTTCCAAAGAGTACATCAACGCAATTGCAAATTAAAATGTATGCCCAACAGATTGGGGCAAAGGAAAAATCTTCCCATGATACAAACATAACTGCACTTGCATCGCGTATGACCCG GTTGAAGGAGGGAAACCTGAAATTTAATTTCAG GTATTACTATGATAAGTTGCAGAGAACTGAAG TCACCGAGGATTTCTCCTGTCCATTATGTTTGGTTAGATGTGCAAGCTACAAG GGTATAAAATATCACATGCTTGCATCACATGATCTTTTCAACTATGAATTTTTG GCATGGGAGGACTGTCCGACAATAAACATATCTGCGAAAACTGATAACTGGAAATCTGAG ATTTTTGCAAAAATTGTTGATCCCAAGTTGCGCGCTATTAACTTTTG TGCCAAACCATTTAAGCGCATACGGCCAGAGGATGAACCTTCTAAAAGAGCAAAGGATGCAGCTCCACTTGCCTTACGATACGAAATTCCAACTGGAGAGGGTGATCTTTTGGAGAAAGCTGATG ACATCGCAGGGATTTCAACCGCAATTGTACCATTTCAACCTGATCAAGACTGTGTCCCACCGGAACCACTGACAGATGAAAATGCTCTTTTGAATCATGCTGTGTTACCGGATGCCATAACACGGAAGTCTACAATTCAGCGTTATAACATTGACCCACAAAT CCTTTCCCAGTTGAGCAAGCGAAAATTCTATCACTCTCGCATATACCAG CCAATGGAACTTGAAGAAGTTCTATCAGAAGGAGATAGTGAGGATGAAGTTGATGATGAAGTTGCTGATTTTGAAGAGCTAAGG AGGCTTGGTAATTTTGACAATGTGACCAATGCTGAGAAGAAATTCATGCATATGTGGAACTCGTTTATTCGAAAGCAACG GGTGCGGGCTAATGGTCATGTTCCATGGGCATGTGAGGCTTTTGTAAAAGTCCATGGCTATGAGCTTCTAGAGTGCTCCAAATTGACTTG GATTTGCAAATAA
- the LOC112776086 gene encoding polycomb group protein EMBRYONIC FLOWER 2 isoform X1: MFSASSLLQLCERRAVSSIIFLLPVSQFELLSKGADARRTEKTFTTRDANYCLCGKVSLEKEFQSWDESSNLRLGLQAEAVSTVDLHPCILKYGARDKEQNISVQAPNNFENGFPKSTSTQLQIKMYAQQIGAKEKSSHDTNITALASRMTRLKEGNLKFNFRYYYDKLQRTEVTEDFSCPLCLVRCASYKGIKYHMLASHDLFNYEFLAWEDCPTINISAKTDNWKSEIFAKIVDPKLRAINFCAKPFKRIRPEDEPSKRAKDAAPLALRYEIPTGEGDLLEKADDIAGISTAIVPFQPDQDCVPPEPLTDENALLNHAVLPDAITRKSTIQRYNIDPQILSQLSKRKFYHSRIYQPMELEEVLSEGDSEDEVDDEVADFEELRRLGNFDNVTNAEKKFMHMWNSFIRKQRVRANGHVPWACEAFVKVHGYELLECSKLTWCWRLLSIKLWNHGLLHARTINSCSLILQQYEAEISANK; the protein is encoded by the exons ATGTTTAGTGCTTCATCATTGCTGCAACTTTGTGAGCGTCGTGCGGTTTCTTCAATCATCTTCCTTCTGCCAGTTAGCCAGTTCGAGCTCCTTTCCAAAGGTGCCGATGCGAGGAGGACAGAGAAGACCTTTACAA CAAGAGATGCAAACTACTGCTTATGTGGGAAGGTATCTCTCGAAAAAGAATTTCAGTCCTGGGATGAATCTTCAAATTTAAGATTGGGACTTCAAGCTGAGGCTGTGTCAACTGTTGATCTTCATCCTTGTATACTGAAG TATGGTGCTCGAGATAAGGAGCAAAACATCTCAGTTCAAGCACCAAATAATTTTGAGAATGGGTTTCCAAAGAGTACATCAACGCAATTGCAAATTAAAATGTATGCCCAACAGATTGGGGCAAAGGAAAAATCTTCCCATGATACAAACATAACTGCACTTGCATCGCGTATGACCCG GTTGAAGGAGGGAAACCTGAAATTTAATTTCAG GTATTACTATGATAAGTTGCAGAGAACTGAAG TCACCGAGGATTTCTCCTGTCCATTATGTTTGGTTAGATGTGCAAGCTACAAG GGTATAAAATATCACATGCTTGCATCACATGATCTTTTCAACTATGAATTTTTG GCATGGGAGGACTGTCCGACAATAAACATATCTGCGAAAACTGATAACTGGAAATCTGAG ATTTTTGCAAAAATTGTTGATCCCAAGTTGCGCGCTATTAACTTTTG TGCCAAACCATTTAAGCGCATACGGCCAGAGGATGAACCTTCTAAAAGAGCAAAGGATGCAGCTCCACTTGCCTTACGATACGAAATTCCAACTGGAGAGGGTGATCTTTTGGAGAAAGCTGATG ACATCGCAGGGATTTCAACCGCAATTGTACCATTTCAACCTGATCAAGACTGTGTCCCACCGGAACCACTGACAGATGAAAATGCTCTTTTGAATCATGCTGTGTTACCGGATGCCATAACACGGAAGTCTACAATTCAGCGTTATAACATTGACCCACAAAT CCTTTCCCAGTTGAGCAAGCGAAAATTCTATCACTCTCGCATATACCAG CCAATGGAACTTGAAGAAGTTCTATCAGAAGGAGATAGTGAGGATGAAGTTGATGATGAAGTTGCTGATTTTGAAGAGCTAAGG AGGCTTGGTAATTTTGACAATGTGACCAATGCTGAGAAGAAATTCATGCATATGTGGAACTCGTTTATTCGAAAGCAACG GGTGCGGGCTAATGGTCATGTTCCATGGGCATGTGAGGCTTTTGTAAAAGTCCATGGCTATGAGCTTCTAGAGTGCTCCAAATTGACTTG GTGTTGGAGGTTGCTTTCCATCAAATTATGGAATCATGGTCTTCTACATGCACGGACCATTAATTCATGCAGCCTTATTCTTCAACAATATGAGGCAGAAATCAGCGCCAATAAATAG
- the LOC112776086 gene encoding polycomb group protein EMBRYONIC FLOWER 2 isoform X4, producing MFSASSLLQLCERRAVSSIIFLLPVSQFELLSKGADARRTEKTFTTRDANYCLCGKVSLEKEFQSWDESSNLRLGLQAEAVSTVDLHPCILKYGARDKEQNISVQAPNNFENGFPKSTSTQLQIKMYAQQIGAKEKSSHDTNITALASRMTRLKEGNLKFNFRYYYDKLQRTEVTEDFSCPLCLVRCASYKGIKYHMLASHDLFNYEFLAWEDCPTINISAKTDNWKSEIFAKIVDPKLRAINFCAKPFKRIRPEDEPSKRAKDAAPLALRYEIPTGEGDLLEKADGISTAIVPFQPDQDCVPPEPLTDENALLNHAVLPDAITRKSTIQRYNIDPQILSQLSKRKFYHSRIYQPMELEEVLSEGDSEDEVDDEVADFEELRRLGNFDNVTNAEKKFMHMWNSFIRKQRVRANGHVPWACEAFVKVHGYELLECSKLTWICK from the exons ATGTTTAGTGCTTCATCATTGCTGCAACTTTGTGAGCGTCGTGCGGTTTCTTCAATCATCTTCCTTCTGCCAGTTAGCCAGTTCGAGCTCCTTTCCAAAGGTGCCGATGCGAGGAGGACAGAGAAGACCTTTACAA CAAGAGATGCAAACTACTGCTTATGTGGGAAGGTATCTCTCGAAAAAGAATTTCAGTCCTGGGATGAATCTTCAAATTTAAGATTGGGACTTCAAGCTGAGGCTGTGTCAACTGTTGATCTTCATCCTTGTATACTGAAG TATGGTGCTCGAGATAAGGAGCAAAACATCTCAGTTCAAGCACCAAATAATTTTGAGAATGGGTTTCCAAAGAGTACATCAACGCAATTGCAAATTAAAATGTATGCCCAACAGATTGGGGCAAAGGAAAAATCTTCCCATGATACAAACATAACTGCACTTGCATCGCGTATGACCCG GTTGAAGGAGGGAAACCTGAAATTTAATTTCAG GTATTACTATGATAAGTTGCAGAGAACTGAAG TCACCGAGGATTTCTCCTGTCCATTATGTTTGGTTAGATGTGCAAGCTACAAG GGTATAAAATATCACATGCTTGCATCACATGATCTTTTCAACTATGAATTTTTG GCATGGGAGGACTGTCCGACAATAAACATATCTGCGAAAACTGATAACTGGAAATCTGAG ATTTTTGCAAAAATTGTTGATCCCAAGTTGCGCGCTATTAACTTTTG TGCCAAACCATTTAAGCGCATACGGCCAGAGGATGAACCTTCTAAAAGAGCAAAGGATGCAGCTCCACTTGCCTTACGATACGAAATTCCAACTGGAGAGGGTGATCTTTTGGAGAAAGCTGATG GGATTTCAACCGCAATTGTACCATTTCAACCTGATCAAGACTGTGTCCCACCGGAACCACTGACAGATGAAAATGCTCTTTTGAATCATGCTGTGTTACCGGATGCCATAACACGGAAGTCTACAATTCAGCGTTATAACATTGACCCACAAAT CCTTTCCCAGTTGAGCAAGCGAAAATTCTATCACTCTCGCATATACCAG CCAATGGAACTTGAAGAAGTTCTATCAGAAGGAGATAGTGAGGATGAAGTTGATGATGAAGTTGCTGATTTTGAAGAGCTAAGG AGGCTTGGTAATTTTGACAATGTGACCAATGCTGAGAAGAAATTCATGCATATGTGGAACTCGTTTATTCGAAAGCAACG GGTGCGGGCTAATGGTCATGTTCCATGGGCATGTGAGGCTTTTGTAAAAGTCCATGGCTATGAGCTTCTAGAGTGCTCCAAATTGACTTG GATTTGCAAATAA
- the LOC112776086 gene encoding polycomb group protein EMBRYONIC FLOWER 2 isoform X2 — MFSASSLLQLCERRAVSSIIFLLPVSQFELLSKGADARRTEKTFTTRDANYCLCGKVSLEKEFQSWDESSNLRLGLQAEAVSTVDLHPCILKYGARDKEQNISVQAPNNFENGFPKSTSTQLQIKMYAQQIGAKEKSSHDTNITALASRMTRLKEGNLKFNFRYYYDKLQRTEVTEDFSCPLCLVRCASYKGIKYHMLASHDLFNYEFLAWEDCPTINISAKTDNWKSEIFAKIVDPKLRAINFCAKPFKRIRPEDEPSKRAKDAAPLALRYEIPTGEGDLLEKADGISTAIVPFQPDQDCVPPEPLTDENALLNHAVLPDAITRKSTIQRYNIDPQILSQLSKRKFYHSRIYQPMELEEVLSEGDSEDEVDDEVADFEELRRLGNFDNVTNAEKKFMHMWNSFIRKQRVRANGHVPWACEAFVKVHGYELLECSKLTWCWRLLSIKLWNHGLLHARTINSCSLILQQYEAEISANK; from the exons ATGTTTAGTGCTTCATCATTGCTGCAACTTTGTGAGCGTCGTGCGGTTTCTTCAATCATCTTCCTTCTGCCAGTTAGCCAGTTCGAGCTCCTTTCCAAAGGTGCCGATGCGAGGAGGACAGAGAAGACCTTTACAA CAAGAGATGCAAACTACTGCTTATGTGGGAAGGTATCTCTCGAAAAAGAATTTCAGTCCTGGGATGAATCTTCAAATTTAAGATTGGGACTTCAAGCTGAGGCTGTGTCAACTGTTGATCTTCATCCTTGTATACTGAAG TATGGTGCTCGAGATAAGGAGCAAAACATCTCAGTTCAAGCACCAAATAATTTTGAGAATGGGTTTCCAAAGAGTACATCAACGCAATTGCAAATTAAAATGTATGCCCAACAGATTGGGGCAAAGGAAAAATCTTCCCATGATACAAACATAACTGCACTTGCATCGCGTATGACCCG GTTGAAGGAGGGAAACCTGAAATTTAATTTCAG GTATTACTATGATAAGTTGCAGAGAACTGAAG TCACCGAGGATTTCTCCTGTCCATTATGTTTGGTTAGATGTGCAAGCTACAAG GGTATAAAATATCACATGCTTGCATCACATGATCTTTTCAACTATGAATTTTTG GCATGGGAGGACTGTCCGACAATAAACATATCTGCGAAAACTGATAACTGGAAATCTGAG ATTTTTGCAAAAATTGTTGATCCCAAGTTGCGCGCTATTAACTTTTG TGCCAAACCATTTAAGCGCATACGGCCAGAGGATGAACCTTCTAAAAGAGCAAAGGATGCAGCTCCACTTGCCTTACGATACGAAATTCCAACTGGAGAGGGTGATCTTTTGGAGAAAGCTGATG GGATTTCAACCGCAATTGTACCATTTCAACCTGATCAAGACTGTGTCCCACCGGAACCACTGACAGATGAAAATGCTCTTTTGAATCATGCTGTGTTACCGGATGCCATAACACGGAAGTCTACAATTCAGCGTTATAACATTGACCCACAAAT CCTTTCCCAGTTGAGCAAGCGAAAATTCTATCACTCTCGCATATACCAG CCAATGGAACTTGAAGAAGTTCTATCAGAAGGAGATAGTGAGGATGAAGTTGATGATGAAGTTGCTGATTTTGAAGAGCTAAGG AGGCTTGGTAATTTTGACAATGTGACCAATGCTGAGAAGAAATTCATGCATATGTGGAACTCGTTTATTCGAAAGCAACG GGTGCGGGCTAATGGTCATGTTCCATGGGCATGTGAGGCTTTTGTAAAAGTCCATGGCTATGAGCTTCTAGAGTGCTCCAAATTGACTTG GTGTTGGAGGTTGCTTTCCATCAAATTATGGAATCATGGTCTTCTACATGCACGGACCATTAATTCATGCAGCCTTATTCTTCAACAATATGAGGCAGAAATCAGCGCCAATAAATAG
- the LOC112776086 gene encoding polycomb group protein EMBRYONIC FLOWER 2 isoform X5, with product MTARDANYCLCGKVSLEKEFQSWDESSNLRLGLQAEAVSTVDLHPCILKYGARDKEQNISVQAPNNFENGFPKSTSTQLQIKMYAQQIGAKEKSSHDTNITALASRMTRLKEGNLKFNFRYYYDKLQRTEVTEDFSCPLCLVRCASYKGIKYHMLASHDLFNYEFLAWEDCPTINISAKTDNWKSEIFAKIVDPKLRAINFCAKPFKRIRPEDEPSKRAKDAAPLALRYEIPTGEGDLLEKADDIAGISTAIVPFQPDQDCVPPEPLTDENALLNHAVLPDAITRKSTIQRYNIDPQILSQLSKRKFYHSRIYQPMELEEVLSEGDSEDEVDDEVADFEELRRLGNFDNVTNAEKKFMHMWNSFIRKQRVRANGHVPWACEAFVKVHGYELLECSKLTWCWRLLSIKLWNHGLLHARTINSCSLILQQYEAEISANK from the exons ATGACAG CAAGAGATGCAAACTACTGCTTATGTGGGAAGGTATCTCTCGAAAAAGAATTTCAGTCCTGGGATGAATCTTCAAATTTAAGATTGGGACTTCAAGCTGAGGCTGTGTCAACTGTTGATCTTCATCCTTGTATACTGAAG TATGGTGCTCGAGATAAGGAGCAAAACATCTCAGTTCAAGCACCAAATAATTTTGAGAATGGGTTTCCAAAGAGTACATCAACGCAATTGCAAATTAAAATGTATGCCCAACAGATTGGGGCAAAGGAAAAATCTTCCCATGATACAAACATAACTGCACTTGCATCGCGTATGACCCG GTTGAAGGAGGGAAACCTGAAATTTAATTTCAG GTATTACTATGATAAGTTGCAGAGAACTGAAG TCACCGAGGATTTCTCCTGTCCATTATGTTTGGTTAGATGTGCAAGCTACAAG GGTATAAAATATCACATGCTTGCATCACATGATCTTTTCAACTATGAATTTTTG GCATGGGAGGACTGTCCGACAATAAACATATCTGCGAAAACTGATAACTGGAAATCTGAG ATTTTTGCAAAAATTGTTGATCCCAAGTTGCGCGCTATTAACTTTTG TGCCAAACCATTTAAGCGCATACGGCCAGAGGATGAACCTTCTAAAAGAGCAAAGGATGCAGCTCCACTTGCCTTACGATACGAAATTCCAACTGGAGAGGGTGATCTTTTGGAGAAAGCTGATG ACATCGCAGGGATTTCAACCGCAATTGTACCATTTCAACCTGATCAAGACTGTGTCCCACCGGAACCACTGACAGATGAAAATGCTCTTTTGAATCATGCTGTGTTACCGGATGCCATAACACGGAAGTCTACAATTCAGCGTTATAACATTGACCCACAAAT CCTTTCCCAGTTGAGCAAGCGAAAATTCTATCACTCTCGCATATACCAG CCAATGGAACTTGAAGAAGTTCTATCAGAAGGAGATAGTGAGGATGAAGTTGATGATGAAGTTGCTGATTTTGAAGAGCTAAGG AGGCTTGGTAATTTTGACAATGTGACCAATGCTGAGAAGAAATTCATGCATATGTGGAACTCGTTTATTCGAAAGCAACG GGTGCGGGCTAATGGTCATGTTCCATGGGCATGTGAGGCTTTTGTAAAAGTCCATGGCTATGAGCTTCTAGAGTGCTCCAAATTGACTTG GTGTTGGAGGTTGCTTTCCATCAAATTATGGAATCATGGTCTTCTACATGCACGGACCATTAATTCATGCAGCCTTATTCTTCAACAATATGAGGCAGAAATCAGCGCCAATAAATAG
- the LOC112776086 gene encoding polycomb group protein EMBRYONIC FLOWER 2 isoform X6: protein MTARDANYCLCGKVSLEKEFQSWDESSNLRLGLQAEAVSTVDLHPCILKYGARDKEQNISVQAPNNFENGFPKSTSTQLQIKMYAQQIGAKEKSSHDTNITALASRMTRLKEGNLKFNFRYYYDKLQRTEVTEDFSCPLCLVRCASYKGIKYHMLASHDLFNYEFLAWEDCPTINISAKTDNWKSEIFAKIVDPKLRAINFCAKPFKRIRPEDEPSKRAKDAAPLALRYEIPTGEGDLLEKADGISTAIVPFQPDQDCVPPEPLTDENALLNHAVLPDAITRKSTIQRYNIDPQILSQLSKRKFYHSRIYQPMELEEVLSEGDSEDEVDDEVADFEELRRLGNFDNVTNAEKKFMHMWNSFIRKQRVRANGHVPWACEAFVKVHGYELLECSKLTWCWRLLSIKLWNHGLLHARTINSCSLILQQYEAEISANK, encoded by the exons ATGACAG CAAGAGATGCAAACTACTGCTTATGTGGGAAGGTATCTCTCGAAAAAGAATTTCAGTCCTGGGATGAATCTTCAAATTTAAGATTGGGACTTCAAGCTGAGGCTGTGTCAACTGTTGATCTTCATCCTTGTATACTGAAG TATGGTGCTCGAGATAAGGAGCAAAACATCTCAGTTCAAGCACCAAATAATTTTGAGAATGGGTTTCCAAAGAGTACATCAACGCAATTGCAAATTAAAATGTATGCCCAACAGATTGGGGCAAAGGAAAAATCTTCCCATGATACAAACATAACTGCACTTGCATCGCGTATGACCCG GTTGAAGGAGGGAAACCTGAAATTTAATTTCAG GTATTACTATGATAAGTTGCAGAGAACTGAAG TCACCGAGGATTTCTCCTGTCCATTATGTTTGGTTAGATGTGCAAGCTACAAG GGTATAAAATATCACATGCTTGCATCACATGATCTTTTCAACTATGAATTTTTG GCATGGGAGGACTGTCCGACAATAAACATATCTGCGAAAACTGATAACTGGAAATCTGAG ATTTTTGCAAAAATTGTTGATCCCAAGTTGCGCGCTATTAACTTTTG TGCCAAACCATTTAAGCGCATACGGCCAGAGGATGAACCTTCTAAAAGAGCAAAGGATGCAGCTCCACTTGCCTTACGATACGAAATTCCAACTGGAGAGGGTGATCTTTTGGAGAAAGCTGATG GGATTTCAACCGCAATTGTACCATTTCAACCTGATCAAGACTGTGTCCCACCGGAACCACTGACAGATGAAAATGCTCTTTTGAATCATGCTGTGTTACCGGATGCCATAACACGGAAGTCTACAATTCAGCGTTATAACATTGACCCACAAAT CCTTTCCCAGTTGAGCAAGCGAAAATTCTATCACTCTCGCATATACCAG CCAATGGAACTTGAAGAAGTTCTATCAGAAGGAGATAGTGAGGATGAAGTTGATGATGAAGTTGCTGATTTTGAAGAGCTAAGG AGGCTTGGTAATTTTGACAATGTGACCAATGCTGAGAAGAAATTCATGCATATGTGGAACTCGTTTATTCGAAAGCAACG GGTGCGGGCTAATGGTCATGTTCCATGGGCATGTGAGGCTTTTGTAAAAGTCCATGGCTATGAGCTTCTAGAGTGCTCCAAATTGACTTG GTGTTGGAGGTTGCTTTCCATCAAATTATGGAATCATGGTCTTCTACATGCACGGACCATTAATTCATGCAGCCTTATTCTTCAACAATATGAGGCAGAAATCAGCGCCAATAAATAG
- the LOC112776086 gene encoding polycomb group protein EMBRYONIC FLOWER 2 isoform X7, with translation MYAQQIGAKEKSSHDTNITALASRMTRLKEGNLKFNFRYYYDKLQRTEVTEDFSCPLCLVRCASYKGIKYHMLASHDLFNYEFLAWEDCPTINISAKTDNWKSEIFAKIVDPKLRAINFCAKPFKRIRPEDEPSKRAKDAAPLALRYEIPTGEGDLLEKADDIAGISTAIVPFQPDQDCVPPEPLTDENALLNHAVLPDAITRKSTIQRYNIDPQILSQLSKRKFYHSRIYQPMELEEVLSEGDSEDEVDDEVADFEELRRLGNFDNVTNAEKKFMHMWNSFIRKQRVRANGHVPWACEAFVKVHGYELLECSKLTWCWRLLSIKLWNHGLLHARTINSCSLILQQYEAEISANK, from the exons ATGTATGCCCAACAGATTGGGGCAAAGGAAAAATCTTCCCATGATACAAACATAACTGCACTTGCATCGCGTATGACCCG GTTGAAGGAGGGAAACCTGAAATTTAATTTCAG GTATTACTATGATAAGTTGCAGAGAACTGAAG TCACCGAGGATTTCTCCTGTCCATTATGTTTGGTTAGATGTGCAAGCTACAAG GGTATAAAATATCACATGCTTGCATCACATGATCTTTTCAACTATGAATTTTTG GCATGGGAGGACTGTCCGACAATAAACATATCTGCGAAAACTGATAACTGGAAATCTGAG ATTTTTGCAAAAATTGTTGATCCCAAGTTGCGCGCTATTAACTTTTG TGCCAAACCATTTAAGCGCATACGGCCAGAGGATGAACCTTCTAAAAGAGCAAAGGATGCAGCTCCACTTGCCTTACGATACGAAATTCCAACTGGAGAGGGTGATCTTTTGGAGAAAGCTGATG ACATCGCAGGGATTTCAACCGCAATTGTACCATTTCAACCTGATCAAGACTGTGTCCCACCGGAACCACTGACAGATGAAAATGCTCTTTTGAATCATGCTGTGTTACCGGATGCCATAACACGGAAGTCTACAATTCAGCGTTATAACATTGACCCACAAAT CCTTTCCCAGTTGAGCAAGCGAAAATTCTATCACTCTCGCATATACCAG CCAATGGAACTTGAAGAAGTTCTATCAGAAGGAGATAGTGAGGATGAAGTTGATGATGAAGTTGCTGATTTTGAAGAGCTAAGG AGGCTTGGTAATTTTGACAATGTGACCAATGCTGAGAAGAAATTCATGCATATGTGGAACTCGTTTATTCGAAAGCAACG GGTGCGGGCTAATGGTCATGTTCCATGGGCATGTGAGGCTTTTGTAAAAGTCCATGGCTATGAGCTTCTAGAGTGCTCCAAATTGACTTG GTGTTGGAGGTTGCTTTCCATCAAATTATGGAATCATGGTCTTCTACATGCACGGACCATTAATTCATGCAGCCTTATTCTTCAACAATATGAGGCAGAAATCAGCGCCAATAAATAG